A portion of the bacterium genome contains these proteins:
- a CDS encoding tyrosine-type recombinase/integrase → MRPWNKKWSKKKIIEDVTKLVKTGVSIKYSDIVKSHPSLFVAAYRPEYFGSWSRAVQKAGFGKKYKKILKKAYFRGKVSAEYKRWNKEVIKERIKELIEKGVSLQPVNILRGYPRLYYAAFRKRHFGSWRNAVNSTGYNYDALIRKLLKKRRKSKYVFLNKSTQKMIDDWQKALREKNISKEVCIGYLRSLKRFDIFLGGLDVKDISVNEIKEFMRFLRKKGLREKTVRGELITLKNLFGHCYRNNVISRNPILEVSLPRVDYSVLPVLSMNELESFMGYLNSRKGRNNFTLIRDRILVELIIYCGLRRSELVKLMCADIQLDEKTILLRQGKHKKDRMIPINEVLAATIRSYLYQRRECSKKEFLLTSYKNRGLSKGQISMIFKSLSISSGLKIKVGAHILRHTFASLLLTSGVDIATIGKLMGHSTISTTYNYVHASPDYLRKEIQKHPLINIHDKTCDASNNS, encoded by the coding sequence ATGAGGCCTTGGAATAAAAAATGGTCAAAAAAGAAGATAATAGAAGATGTAACAAAGCTTGTAAAGACAGGTGTCAGTATAAAATATAGCGATATTGTAAAAAGCCATCCATCTTTGTTTGTTGCGGCATACCGTCCAGAATATTTCGGTTCTTGGAGTCGTGCTGTCCAAAAGGCTGGATTCGGCAAAAAATACAAAAAAATTCTAAAGAAAGCATATTTTAGAGGAAAGGTGAGTGCCGAGTATAAACGATGGAATAAGGAAGTTATTAAGGAGAGAATTAAAGAGTTAATAGAAAAGGGGGTATCCCTCCAGCCGGTAAATATTTTGAGGGGGTATCCTCGACTTTATTACGCCGCATTTCGCAAACGACATTTTGGTAGTTGGCGGAACGCTGTAAATTCTACTGGTTATAACTATGATGCTTTAATAAGGAAATTGCTTAAGAAAAGACGGAAGAGTAAATATGTTTTTCTTAATAAAAGCACTCAAAAAATGATTGATGATTGGCAGAAGGCTTTGAGGGAGAAAAATATCTCAAAGGAAGTTTGTATTGGATATTTGAGGAGCCTCAAGCGATTTGATATTTTTCTTGGCGGGCTTGACGTAAAGGACATTTCTGTTAACGAAATCAAAGAATTCATGAGATTTCTTAGAAAAAAGGGCTTGCGTGAAAAAACCGTCAGAGGAGAGCTTATAACATTAAAGAATTTGTTTGGACATTGCTATAGAAATAATGTTATAAGTCGAAACCCAATTCTTGAAGTATCTCTGCCCAGAGTTGATTATTCGGTTTTACCTGTTTTGTCCATGAATGAATTGGAATCTTTTATGGGCTATCTTAATAGCCGAAAAGGCCGCAATAATTTCACGCTCATTAGGGACAGGATATTAGTGGAGCTGATTATTTATTGTGGTCTTAGACGTAGTGAATTAGTTAAGTTGATGTGTGCCGACATACAGCTTGATGAGAAGACCATTTTGCTCCGCCAGGGCAAGCATAAGAAAGATCGGATGATCCCAATTAATGAAGTTTTAGCAGCTACAATTAGGTCTTATCTTTATCAAAGAAGAGAGTGCAGCAAAAAAGAATTCCTGTTAACAAGCTATAAGAACAGAGGATTGTCCAAAGGACAAATCAGTATGATCTTTAAAAGCCTTTCAATATCCTCAGGCTTAAAAATAAAGGTAGGAGCTCATATATTAAGACATACTTTTGCTTCATTGCTGCTTACAAGTGGTGTTGATATTGCAACAATAGGAAAGCTGATGGGACACTCAACAATTTCAACAACATATAATTATGTGCATGCATCCCCAGATTATTTAAGAAAAGAAATACAGAAGCACCCATTAATAAATATTCATGATAAAACTTGCGATGCTTCGAATAACTCTTGA
- a CDS encoding tyrosine-type recombinase/integrase → MNKHDKRLSLYTLRGQKYCLRDFINFLPIENLEDLDYGWVRQFFKELKRQKYSLGTIYSNYLVVMPFLNYYFKKGVLKYKPYFFIRKIKNPRTYTQPLGITGLTKLINATARCIYTRKKKLQYYRNKTVLGLLIYCGLRVGEIATLKRMQINIKGGFIKIIHAKFGIDRLIPIEQPLVSWIEDYLEARSQFRSHYFIIDVYGTKMNLHSITRIVRMTAKVAKIRTRVYSHLLRHSFASLMLKGGASLNSLKVLMGHKRIEMTAIYAKPDFEMIKKALLRNPLLKYYGGKHEALE, encoded by the coding sequence ATGAATAAGCATGATAAACGCCTTTCCTTATACACCCTAAGGGGCCAAAAATATTGCTTGAGGGACTTTATTAACTTTCTGCCTATTGAAAATCTTGAGGATCTTGATTATGGGTGGGTCAGGCAATTCTTCAAAGAACTGAAAAGACAAAAGTACTCGTTAGGCACAATATATTCTAATTATTTGGTTGTTATGCCGTTCCTTAACTATTATTTTAAGAAGGGCGTTCTAAAATATAAGCCCTATTTTTTTATACGTAAAATCAAGAATCCTAGGACATACACGCAACCTCTGGGCATTACAGGGTTAACAAAACTGATTAATGCAACTGCAAGGTGTATCTATACTCGCAAGAAAAAGTTGCAATATTACCGCAACAAGACCGTCTTAGGATTATTAATATATTGTGGCTTAAGAGTTGGGGAAATTGCGACCCTAAAACGTATGCAGATCAATATAAAAGGTGGATTTATTAAGATAATACACGCGAAATTTGGCATTGATCGTCTTATACCCATTGAGCAACCACTTGTTTCGTGGATAGAAGATTATTTGGAAGCACGATCTCAGTTTAGATCGCATTATTTTATTATTGATGTCTATGGAACAAAGATGAATCTTCATAGTATTACTCGAATTGTGCGAATGACAGCAAAAGTTGCGAAAATTAGGACCAGGGTATACAGCCATCTTTTACGGCATTCTTTTGCTAGTCTAATGCTGAAGGGTGGGGCCAGTCTCAATAGCTTAAAGGTTTTAATGGGACACAAACGGATTGAGATGACGGCAATTTACGCTAAGCCTGATTTTGAAATGATCAAGAAGGCTTTATTGCGAAATCCTTTGCTTAAATATTATGGAGGTAAACATGAGGCCTTGGAATAA
- a CDS encoding site-specific integrase, producing MPKIIPEFIPLNQLSRLLDLLVEENQSLGQFQVFGKAYLGLILFYGLGLGEILKIKLQNVNFKKKTLKIEQSSLHDQRILPLFCPVNAWLLEYVRTIPRSNPNRLFQNINSDLKFNHRTLNVFMNKISSLSNIKVTSRILRNTFFLLMFDSRVEHRILQTIMGTHTLATINRRSVISTSCRKSAVESITIL from the coding sequence GTGCCGAAAATTATCCCAGAGTTTATTCCGCTTAATCAATTATCCAGGCTATTAGACCTTCTTGTTGAAGAAAATCAGTCATTAGGCCAATTTCAAGTTTTTGGCAAAGCATATTTGGGATTGATTCTATTTTATGGCCTGGGATTAGGCGAGATTCTTAAAATAAAACTTCAAAATGTTAACTTTAAGAAGAAAACTCTGAAAATTGAACAATCTTCTCTTCATGATCAACGGATTCTGCCTCTTTTTTGTCCAGTGAATGCCTGGTTGTTGGAATATGTAAGAACGATCCCCAGATCGAATCCCAATAGGTTGTTTCAGAATATTAATTCGGACTTGAAATTTAATCATCGGACTTTAAATGTCTTTATGAACAAAATATCGAGTTTAAGCAATATCAAGGTGACTTCTAGAATATTAAGGAACACATTCTTCTTGTTGATGTTCGATTCTAGGGTGGAACACCGTATTCTGCAAACAATAATGGGGACGCATACTTTAGCTACGATTAATAGAAGATCTGTTATTTCTACTAGTTGTAGAAAGTCAGCAGTGGAGAGTATTACAATTTTATAG
- a CDS encoding DNA-protecting protein DprA, with protein MSHLVGVVGSRSLPASFSPFVSSLVSFFLARGFSVASGGVVGADSFALSALLQQGASSRGVVFSAWSSASGFPAFVRPQVSRFLASGGQVLWGSGSAGAPRQQVVSALLGRNRRLVSSCSVLVAFLFGSSRGSLYTVRQAVARGVPVVVFLCGGGASLPAELASRCFIFQGEEVV; from the coding sequence ATGTCTCATTTAGTTGGTGTTGTTGGTTCCCGTTCTCTTCCTGCTTCTTTTTCCCCGTTTGTTTCCTCTCTTGTTTCCTTCTTTCTAGCTCGTGGTTTTTCGGTTGCTTCTGGCGGGGTGGTAGGGGCTGATTCGTTCGCTCTTTCTGCTTTGCTCCAGCAGGGTGCTTCTTCTCGCGGTGTTGTCTTCTCCGCCTGGTCTTCTGCTTCTGGTTTTCCCGCTTTTGTTCGTCCTCAGGTGTCTCGGTTTCTTGCTTCTGGTGGTCAGGTCCTCTGGGGTTCTGGTTCCGCTGGTGCGCCACGCCAGCAGGTGGTTTCTGCTCTCTTGGGGCGCAATAGGCGCTTGGTTTCTTCCTGCTCGGTTCTGGTGGCCTTCCTCTTTGGTTCTTCTCGTGGTTCGCTTTATACGGTGCGGCAGGCTGTTGCCCGTGGTGTTCCGGTTGTGGTTTTCCTTTGCGGTGGTGGTGCCAGCTTGCCTGCGGAGTTGGCCTCACGTTGTTTCATATTCCAGGGGGAGGAGGTGGTTTAG